DNA sequence from the Fusarium verticillioides 7600 chromosome 2, whole genome shotgun sequence genome:
GTAGCCTTGAATTCTCATGAGTATTACATCGACATAATAACATCGTCCGTAATACTTACACTTTATATTAATTCAACCTACCACCCACCACTCCAGGACGTATACGACTTACGACTCCGGTTTACTAATACGTCGACCCGACCATCACCAATTGGTTTACACGACCAATTCCACTTACACCACACAACCATAACCACAGCAACATGCACGTACTACACGGCTTCGGCCAGCGACGAAAGTCGTCTCGCCGCCCTAGAGACCTCCATATCCGAAAGGTCTCCTTCTCAGGatcctctctctcctccggctgctctctctcatcatcctcatcgtcaaccaTCTCCGCagtatcaacaccatccctccaaacaccaacagcttcTCGACCCGAAATCGATCCTCTCGCCTCACATCCCGCCTTCCACGCACCACCAAGATTGTATGAGCGACCATTTATTCGCATGGATGATGCCGAGCCTGTCTTTTATGGTGCCGACAATGCAGTGATCGATGAGGAGGATTATGTTGAGCAAGATGTTGCTACTCAACAACCTACTGAGATGGCTCTGCCTCCTAACGTTAGCCCAATGGATGCTGCCGATGAGGAGGGTTACGAGCCAAGGGACTACTTCTTTGCAACACTATCAAAACGACCACCGATGCCTAAGTCTCGCTGGTCAGAATCTACTATCCAGAGCATCCAGACctttgaggacgaggaggacgactCCGAAGTCACTCAGTCTGAAGACTCTGAAGATGAGACCGATGATGCTTCAGTCCTTGAGATGCGTCGTCTATCACGTCACGCATCAGCACTGAAGCCTGTCTCTATCAACACAACTTACACTGCCCGACCTGGTCTGGCACCTAAGCGTCCTCCCATGCGCTCCCTTGACAGCGTCGACAACTTTATCCGGCGCGGAGGATGGAAGCGTCGTGGCATCGTCTTCCACAAGGATGACCTTGACAACCAGCGATGCGAGCAGGACCGCAACAGCTTCTAAACTACTATCATCTTACACCACTCACTCGACATACCCTCTCATCTTTGTTTATTTCATTCATGTCATGATATTTCGTCGATACCCCATTACAGCACATAccatctgcttcttttctttctttgaaTGATATCTTACGGCTGTTTTAACATCCTTCAGTCCACTATCTGGGCTTgactcttttctttccatGTCTATACACATCAATGGGGGCCTGGAGTTTTTGTCTATACGAGCCTTGGGACTTTTGGGAAAGCGATAAAAGCGATCATTTTTGGGGGTTTATGGGATTAGGAAGTATGGGATTATGGGACTTACGGCTTGAATATTGTGTTGGACACACATCTCACACGGATCTTTCTACTACTACATATTACTCTACTATTACTCTCTCCCTGTCCTCGGGTGGCATTCTTCTTACTCTACCGAACAATCTACCATgggagcctcttcttgaggctgaaTACTACAATTTGCCGTCTCCATATCCTGCAGCCTTGATTATCGTGCATGTCTCACTTTGCACTGTGAAATTTTGATACCGAGCCTAAACAGCATCCACTTGACATCTTGGGTCCAGATTGTGGTCCGAGCATTGCACTTGCACGCTACATTTTCAGCCTCATGAATTTCCACAAATATTACAATTCCGACGTGAAATATTACCGGAGACGATGAGATTTGTTGGCGAGCGGCCTCACCGAAGCCCGGGCCATGGGAACTGGGGAAattcacatcatcgtcaagtTGTGCACTAATAGACTACTAAGCGAGACTTTTGGCCGTGCTAGTCTCAACGGTCCCTGATCCCTGGCATTCACAGCCGCgttctttcttcctttttctaACTGATGACAAAATCATGGCACTGGAAATGAGTCACTTCGTGTTGGGGTCTTGGCGGGATATAGACAGGGTTGACTACTGATAAATGGTCCCAGGGATTGCCTAATAAGCGAACGAGGCTGAGCTTCCAGAACGTATGTACAAGGTAATCGGTGAAGTCCCCCAGAGTCAAACCCATTCTATGTGCTATAATCGTGACGGTGCCGGGGCCGAGGGTAAGTGAAGAAGCCCTCGTGACGGCGGCCGCGGTCTCCAGGGTTCCATGACGATCATCAGGCCACGAAACTTAAAGCCCAAAACAAGTGATTAGACACGAATGCCTAAACCTGTCCCTTTGCAATTTGCCTCTTCATGCCCTTGCTGATCAATTGCACAACTAGAGCAAACGGTAATTCGCAACGGCCAGGCACGACATCAGGGGGAggcgaaaaagaagatgaaaaTCGAGACTCAGGAATGGATGACTTCACCAAGATTGGCATGTGGCAAACCTGGTTAGCAAATGAGCGTTGAGAAGTGAGCTCTACGCCATGTttcagcttgttgatgtttcACGTCCCCTAATTTTTCTGGCTACATGTAATAGCCCTTATGATGCGTGTCTACGCACAATGTCTCGATCATTACTCCATTGAAGGGCCAGAAGGTGTTCGGTTTCTCGCCATGTCTAGAACTTCGCGCTTAATGTAGACCCTGTGCCTTGCAAAAGACGTCAGTGGTCGCGGGTAGCTGTTTCAAAACACGGAAGCGCAGGGGGAGTGAACGTTTACGTTTGTTATGCAGCGCCGCGTATGGCGTACTGTATTTCGTCACCAAAACATGAATGTCATCCATCGCGATATGAATAGAGACATTGCGGAAATACTAAAGCTGCACCAGTGTATCCTGCCTAAAAGTACCCTTCGGTACTTGCCAACAGCACTCGCTACCTTGAGGTTATTCTGCTCCCTTGGCCATGCCATGTGGCCTTGATTATGTCCGGAACTTCCAAGGTGCGGGCGCGCCGCCAAGGACCCAATTACAAGTCCATCATGACCGTCGACTTCCTTGCTCTGGACTTTAACTTTGTCCTTGGAACTTCGGATTCGGATTCAAGGGCAGCCGAAGGTATATTCTTCGGCAGTGACTCTTCAAAGTCCCGAGCGTGAGGAAGCAGACGGGCAGTGGTGATCTTCCGTGTCTTCCGCGCCCGTTACAAAAGCTGCAAGGTTCACATGGATTAGTCAATTGAGCCGCAGCAGTcagtttgaagatgatccGACGGTAACTACCTGGCACCTGGGTAGGCATCCAGACAGCTATTGTGGGGGGACGTCAGCTACCTGCTGCGCCTGAACGTGGACTGTGCTCGAGAGAAtctcgatgacgatgatatcTCAGCTAGAGGCACCACATGCAGATACTTGTCATGCATCTTCTTGACGTGCATTATCTCAAAACTTGACATAGGTCGAACCGGCCGTTTCAGAACATCGACTTCTTCCAAGAATCTCGGCAGCTTTGCACAGATATCTCGGCAATCCTTCGCAGTTACAAGTTATCCACTAACATTGTCTGCCCTGCTTGTTACATCAACTAAGAGACTCGTCTATCCCAAGTTCCCACCAACGCGGCATCCAATCGCATTAGAGAATTGCATGCTCCGGACTTTCGGCTCCTGCTATGTACTGTAGCTGAACGGGCCTACTCCGATCATTCTCTGCAGTGAGTGGGTGGGTGAAAGTAAGTATGGGTACGAACCACTACAGCCGAATTGATGCCAAGAGCTCGGATGAGCTCAACTTGACAGAGCCTTGTGGTAAGCTACTGATGTTGCGCGATGACTCCTGACCAACCACTTCAGAACTGCTAGTTCTTGATCTACCGGCTAGCTAAGCTACCGGCGAATTTATGCCCTCCCTTGCCTGGCCTATCATGTAAGAGGGGATTCAGTATCGCTTTCACATTATAAGCAAGGCCATCACGATCTGCTCGATCGAGTCATCGCATGATTCAACGTCTTTCACACCATCATTAGTTGGCCGAGATTGTTTCGATGTCCTCTAGGATATCACACTACCTAGACTACTCAAGACTCCAAGTTAGGGGAGAGTGACTGTGATGTTGGTCTCTTGGTTTCCATCACTCacttcaatctcctcgtAAGTTTCGTTTCTTTCCGGCTGTTTCTACAGCCGGATCTAAGCAATCCCTGCTCGCATCTTTATCGGCATATTCCATTTCTATTGGCTTCTACCCTTTCGCATCAGACACAGGGTGTCATGATAACGGAGAATTCTTGGCCCTGTGACCGATGTACTCAGCAAATGTACCATCAAGTATCTTTTCTGTTAACACGAATGTGGATTCATGGACAAGAACGGAATTTGGATGCGCTGTACCACAGAACAGAGCCGAAGTAACGCTTTGGCCTTCGTCCTCGACCACCATTTCCCATCACGATGGCGTTACGTCGAACAATGGAATACCTTTTCGGCAACACACTGAAGGTTCTGGAGTTGATTCTAACATCAATGTATCTAGTAAGTATCGAATTGTCCACCGGAGGTATTTCAATGTTATGGCAAGGCTCTCGGATCAAATAAGAGCAAGGTTCAAACGTTCGGTACATCTAACTGCCTGTAAGACACTCGATTGCCATGCCTTTTTAGGATGCATACTGGCAACTGGTACTGGAGCAAATCCCACCGAGGGAGATCACTGCGATGGAGGCcccttttctcctctcaTTTCGTCTGGTATAAACCTTGTGAGTAAATCGTTGCCAACCTTTGTGTAGGTGGTGATACTGCCCCTTAACGGTCTTCTACTATATATGATGGCTCTAGGAAGGGATCTGAAACAATAAAATACAAGACAGAAGAGAATTTGATTGAGTTCACCATTTTTCTCGACACTAGAAGTCATGTTGATATCGTGACCTTCGTGAGCGGTATTGTCTCCTGCTGATGTTAAGGACAGCTTCTTATGCATCGAGATATCCGACGTTTACTGCTCCAGCTGTCCCATACGATTACTACTTAATTTGCTAGAAACTTTAGCGAAGACCTCACTCTCAAAGAGTCGTTGAGATCCCCCCCAATCTATTTTCGGGAACTGCCATTATAACATAGGTGCTTGAATCTTAGGGTAGTGATTGTAATCGACTTCTATCCAATTCATAACTAGCTATTGTCCATCATACGAGCCAAACTGTTCATTCTGATTTTGAAGGCCCATGCATTTACATATCCCATTCTCATTACCATATATGCATTCATATCAAACCGTGCATTGTAGCAAGAAACTCACCACATTCTGCGTTGATAGTAAAGCCCATCTTCAGCCTGGGCTGACTTCTGAAGCTCTTGcttgatcatcttcctcctctttgctTTGCTCACAGGCTTGTGGTTCTTGACTGGCGCTTCGACATGCCCTTCAGGTGTTGACATTTTGTCCACCACTTTGGCCTGTAGCTGTTTTATAATCTCAATATTTTTCTCTAGAGCGGCATTGCCCTCGACATCGACATTGGGTTTcgtctccttgatctcaactAACAGCCGCTGCCTTCGAACTTCAATGTCTGCTTCTGTGTCTATGTCGATAACCTGAccatcctccagctccttcgTCCGTACTTGAAACTTCTCGGGGAGATAGACTTTTGGCGACGGGCGTGTCTCCTGTCGTGGTTTGATCGCTGAGCGGAGTTGAGTGAGCGTTCTTTGCTGGATTATGTAGCCACTGATAAAGAGCGCAAATGTACAAATAACCACTGCAGTAGAACGTTCTATTAGCATGACATGACTTGGAATGTGGATAGCggtggagaggttgagaagatgtcTTACCAACGAAGCCCGATGCGATGACCTGCACTTGACCGGATGAAAGAAGCAATCTGGCCATTTTGACGGAATTGCTAAACTGCAGTAACGCCGGACTGTAAATGCTGAACTTTCACAATTTTGCGTACCTTTCAGGTAGTTGTGAGTTGGTTGTCGTCATCCTTGACCGCTGTGTAAGTGCAGTGTTGACATCGTTGACACAGCAACATCCTTATCAGCTTATCGGACCCAAGCTTCACTAtttccaacaccaagctttcATACAGTCCCCACCATATCCAACCTCGACAATCGACAACTTTCTAAACCACGAACACACAATgagcagaaacaaagacaCAGTTCACGCCGATGCGCGTCGCTTCCTCGATGAGCGTGGATCTAACGTATCGGTCGCGCCAAACGGCCTCAACCCTGCGACTATTATGGAAAAAGCCGTTAAGGATCGCATCGTCGACTCATACTTCTACAAAGAGCAATGCTTTGCGCTCAACGAAGCGGATATTGTAGATCGCGTCGTCGAGCATGTCAATTTCATTGGTGGAACGTACGGTGTCACACAAAAGCCCAGTCCATTCCTGTGTCTTGCCTTCAAGCTACTTGAGCTGTCGCCCAGCGATGCAGTGCTTATGGAATACCTAAAATATGGCGGTGAGGCTTTTAAATACCTGCGCGCGCTTGCGTGCTTCTACTTCCGACTCACAAGACAAGCGAAGGACGTGTACCAGATGCTGGAGCCGTTCCTCGAGGATAGGCGCAAACTTcgacgaagaggaagggCGGGCGTGGTGTTGACATTCATGGACGAATTTGTGGATGAGCTTTTGACAAAGGAGCGAGTGTGCGGTACAAGTCTttggaagatgccaaagCGAGAAGTTTTGGAAGATTTGGAAATTCTCGAGCCAAGGGTCAGTCCCCTGGGCGAccttgaggatcttcttgaggaagaggacgaagcagagaaagaaaatggaacaagagaagaatcTGGAGAGATCTCTGATAGAGATGATATGGAAGTTGATCgcgatgagatgagaagtcACAGTCGAAGCCGCAGTCGAAGTCGAAATCGAAGTCAAAGTGATAGCCGAAGTCGATCACCTTGATCAGATGGACTGTCTCCGCACAGTAACCGAAAGAGCTGACTCGAAAAACACCATAATCCATCACCGAAAGCCAGGCCTAGTGGTTCTACTCTCCCGCCACTTTAAGAGATTATGTATAGTGCCGCTGCAGCGAGCGAATGACAAAGCTTCTGCCTGGTTCATCAATACGCCACGCGTAGCTCGATACGTGGACATTGCTTCATTTATGACAGCATCTACAGGTGTTGAATGTCTGCAGCAACGACACAGGACGAAAGAGATCGTATCATATTAAACTGACAGGGTGACATTCGAAAGTCGAGAATGGCAGAGCTAGGGCTCTTGCATGCTTATGGACTCGTCACCTACTTGTTGTATAGGGCGCTTGGATCACTCAGACTGGACCACGGCAAACGTACAGCTAGCCTGATACGCATCCATGATCCCCATTCAATGCAAAACAGAAAGTTTGATGGAGGAGCAAGCAGACCATTTAGTTATACCCAAGATACTGCTGTCGTCAAATTGTTCTATTGTACAATAATATCATAAAAATCATCGCTTGTAATATACATCTATAATCATGCCACCAGGGATTTTAACTTTTCTGCCAGTTGAAGCACCCTCTGATCGTCCCAGTATTGTCCGATGACCTGCAATCCTGCTGGAAACTGACTTCCCTCCACCTTGGCTGGGACACTCACAGCTGGTAAACCTGCCAAACTTGCTGGAACCGTGAAAACGTCGTTCATGTAAACGTCTACACTGCTCTGCTgcttgagatcttcaagtcttggaGGAAATGTTGGAGCTGTAGGAGAGAGGATGAAGTCCACTTGAACAGGGCCAGTCTTGTCCTCCATTCCGGTGGCCTCAGCCATATCACTCAAGTCAAACTGCGCAGGCTCATAAAGGGGGTTGTCAAGTCGGAATACGCGATCAAAATCCTTCTGCACCATCCGCCGAACCTTTTGGGCTTGTATGAAGTAATTGTCTATTGCCTCAGAACTGAGGCTGTATGTGCCAAGGAGAATTCGTCGCTTGACCTCTTCACCGAAGCCCTCACCACGGGTATTAGAGTAGAGAGTCTCACCCACTGCATCACTACCTTCACCGCGCTTTCCGTAGCGAACACCGTCGTACTTGGAGAGATTCGATGATGCTTCCGCGGGAGCGAGGACATAGTAAGCACATAGGGCTTCTTTTGTGGAAGGTAGAGAGATTGGAACTAGAGTTGCGCCCTGAGCCTCGAGAGCAGAGGCAGCTGAGACCCAAGCGGCGCGGATAGAGGGGTCAAGTTCGTCAATGTTGTATTCAAGGGGAATGCCGATATTTAGTCTTGATAGCTCGGGAAGGGTGGATGATATTGTTGAAGAACATCGTTTTCGAGATGCGGCGGGCAGCGATGTTGGATCCGAAGAGTCTTGTTCGTTGTGCATGCCAGTCTCGAAGATGAGGTTATGTATCGGCTTGACATCCTTGGACAGGAAGCCGACTGTATCCAGAGAGTTTGCGTATGGAACTACGCCAAACCGAGAAATCATGCCATAACTAGGCTTGTAGCCAACTGTCCCAGTGTATGCCGCGGGCAGTCGAATTGAACCACCTGTATCTGTTCCTATGGCGATATCGGCATCTCCTAGTCGTACTGCAACGGCGCTTCCACCTGAGCTTCCGCCCGCTGACACTTCGTCATCCTTGGCTAGGGGATTCCTCACTGCGCCATTCACTGAGTTTGTTGAATGTGAACCCATACCGAATTCATCCATGTTGGTTTTCCCAACCACTGTTGCTCCGCGTTTGCGCAGTTGACGAACCACAGTAGCTTCAAAGGGTGAGGAGTGAGAATAAAGAATGGTTGAGGCGCATTGTGTGGGGAAGTCAGAGGTTACGATATTATCCTTGATAGCCAGAGTAAAAGGCTTCACTTCCTTACACATGAAAGGAAGGAAATCAGCATTCGGGTCTGTGGAGGCAAGCTTGGCTGTATTTGTGAGTTGAGTTcgttcaagaagatgagttACTCACTGCGACCGACAAAGTGGTTGTAGTTACTATGAGAACGCCATTGTAGTACAGGTCGTGTATAAACTCTCGGGCAAGACTTGATGTGGGATGAAGCTGATTTATAGGCTAGTTGCCGCAAACGAGGCACGCTCATGGTGGACTTAGTATCAACATGAGAAATTGTTATGTCCAAAGGTGTTAGTTTGGGGTCATGTTCAAAAAAGCGGGATGAGCTGCAGCTTTctggcttatcgataaggcACCTGCAACTCATCTTTCAAGGGTCCAATCCCATCCTCCGTACGTAATTTCTCCAAGCTCGAACAAACATCAACACTATAACAAAATGGCAGCCAAacgagatcttgaggcaCTCGATGAGGGCGAAGTATTAGCCCCTCAACCAAAGCGGCCAAAGAAACAAGGTGGCAAAACGCGACAGCACCAAAACTCTGGCATCGACCCAACCTGGGGCCAGAAATATGTCTTCGCAGGAAACGGCCATACAACCACGATCCcggagggagaagaggacgatTTCGAAGATGATTCAGAAGCGATGGCATATTTAAACTCTGTCAGGTGTGTTCTCATCTTATGCGCGTTTGTTGACTTTGCTGAAGATCGCAAAACTATAGAGAACAGATGCTGATATGGTGAGTATTACAGACAAGAAGCGAACGGGATCCCCCATCTCCTCGTTGCACCAAAAGTTCAAATAGGACCCCAGCTACCCCCCGAGCTTCGAAACGACGACCAGGAACAAGACGAGCAACCTATCGACAGGAGTGTATACAATAATGGTGTTGGCGATTCTCGGGGCTGGTATGAAGACGGCGCATATATGGCAATGCCTGACAACGcggctgaagatgacgattACGAAGGTGGCGAATGCCCGGATGACTACGACGAAGAATGCGACGAAGAATCCGCCTTGAATGAAGCTTACTTTGCATCGGTTATGGACCAATACCTCCGCTTACGGTCGATTCTTCACGCCGATCTTCCCTCCAACGCCGTCTCCCGTGTCGTCAAAGCCCGACTAAAAACTGATGCACCTGCGGAAAATCAATCGGCGGCGATAGCTACGTGGTCACGACTCCTTCGCGAAACCGATCCCCACCCGCTTCAAGTCGCCCTTATGTCTAAAGACACTACACTACGCATTCTGcgcattcttcttggcggtAAATTCCTTCGTCAAGGGTACACGCTTCCAGAACGCACAAGCCGTTGGATCTGGGCACTGCTTGCTAGAATGCCGGACAAGGGCGAGCTCAACCACACCGAGATTGGCTGGATTCGCGACCTTGGTCGCAGAGCAGTCCTTTTGGGTCGGAGCCTAGCAGAGATGGCGGCTCTAAGGGAGGAACTTGCAGAGGGTGGACTAGGGGCCCACGAAGCAGTTGATGGAAGCAGtagtgatgaagaagttctggCAGACCCAGAGGATATGGAGGTCGAAGGTGCTATCAGCTCTGGGCaggatgaggacgagccaacaccaccagctgaGTCCAGagaagaggtcgagaagacACCCAAAGTCATGGAACCCACAACAAAATCTCCCCTAGAGCCTGATGCCGAAGAAGGTGAGATagaagaccaagacgaaGATGTGGCTATGGAGATCGCGACCGACTcagaagccgaagaaggTGAAGTTACTGCCCAGGAGCCCCAGGAAAACCTCGAGGCAGCAAGGGAACGACTACTCGCCCGGATTAGTAATGGAATGACatcagaagacgaggaggatcttcAAAAGGAGAATGCCAAACAGCAACTGCGAGCGAATTTACGTGCGACTCTCAacatgatcttgacgataGCTGGTGAGTTTTACGGACAACGAGATCTGCTAGAATTTCGAGAGCCATTCGTTGGTATGTAAGTTGGTGGACAAGGATATAATTGTAGGTCTTGTAACGACCGGTTTGTCTTATTTGCATACAGCATACAGCGAGTCCCGATGCGCTTTTGCCTTCCAATAACATACAACCGCTCTAGAGCATTAATAAATGATAATCCTAAACGCCTGACCCAAAGCTTGTGACGCCGCAACATAGCTTCTCGTAAACATGAAAACATACAAAGCTCTGCTTGAACCAATGAACAAAACTGTGACTTAGTTGGCCAGATCCATTTCGGGGTTGACGAGGAaatcagcctcatcaaagTCGGATCCTGAGTTGCGGTTGTCCTGGCCAAAGCTCCTAAAACCGGCACCCTTTCGTGAAACTGGGATAGCCATAACGCGAGGGTTTCCATGGTTGCCCATATCAAAGCTCGAATCGagctcgtcgtcatcctcgtcgaaAATTCGCTTTCGAGAACCGTCGTAGGACTCGCCCTCCGCACTCCCTTGCGACATTGTGAGCTCGGGAATAGCATCGAGGTCTGGTACATCATCCTCGAATTCTGGCTGGGTGTCGAGGCCGCCAACCTTGTTGATTCCGCAGAAGGGGAGAAGCTCTCGGGAAGCCCCCTTGCCAGATGCCTTCACAGTAGCGGTAGAAACATTTACAGGTGCGTTGTCTGTCCAGAGCTTGAAAGCACTAGTGCCCTTTGTCTTGTAGCCTTCGGGAACAGACTTGCGAACTCGCATACCGACACTAAGTAGGTTGGCCTGGACGTTTGAAGGAAGAGTAGGCTGCATGGGCTTGTCGGCATCGGCAATGGCAGACTCATCGGATGATCGGGCATTGAAGAAGGAAGTGATTTGGCGTTGAGATGGGTCGGCAGAGGCGCCAGCGAATTGACGCTTGATACGAGGAGTAGACATGATAGCAGATTTGGAGCAAGTCGGTATGAAGTTGTAGTGTTGATTGATTCAGCAAGAATCGTCAATAGATGTTACGTTGATGGAATGATGTTGTGGACAAGATCGCAGTAAGCAACGACTGACAAGAAAGTCAAGTACAGAAACAGAGTTCAGGAGTGGTAGAGTGGAGAGTTTGTCAACGGACAGAATTGAAAAGAGGTAAGGTCTCGTAAGAAGGCAGATGACGTCGCAATCGAGGGGAGAAAACAAGGGTTCAAAAGGAGAACAGAGCGAAGAGGGGGCTTCTGCGTGAAACAAGTCGGAGGCCAATATTGGCTTGTTGCTGGGGTGAGGAAAAGAACAGGGCCAGAGAAAGTGAAGCGCCCCCCCAGACGACGACGATCCCAAAGCGGCCTTGACAGCCCAATCATTTAACAGTAATTTCTCACTGTGAGACCCAGGCTCACGCGTTTTGACGCGATCTTGTCGTGCCGCTTTCGCGTAAATTGATAATTGGAGATTTTAGATGGCTATTGACCCGCTGAGTCATCCGACAGTGCACTTTGATATGATAGCAAGGTGGTGGCAAACCGACACCTGAAGGCAGGCAGGCAAATTCTAGCAATTTCAGGATCGACAACGTCCAACTTGAATTGCTTTCACGTTCTTAAAGCTCCACTCCGAATTTGCCATCTATGGTTATGGGTATATCATCACACGATGTTGTCACATGAACAATACTGATACAATATCATCAATTGTGTCAATGTACTAGTATCTTTTCGCGCTGAAGACTCTCATAGTGTAGGTAAGGTTGGTTTTTAATTATGAAAGTGAGCTGGAAGTCTGAGGAAAGCAAAATCTATTTGACAGTAGATGTTTCAAAGTTCGGACCTTCACAAGTCTTATTCCATCCAATCATCTTCGACTATGACTCGAACTACAATGCATTCAGCTTAAGGCGAAATACTTTCACACAGCATTTCGCGGGGTAATTGGTTCCCCAGGTTCTCATGAGAATTAGTTAACATTAAATTACTTAGTTGAGTTGCCTTAGGCATTCCTGGGTGGCAGAGCGGATGAGCCTCTCCGGATCGAGTCATCCGGGTGAGTCGACGACCAGGCAAACTGATAGGATGAGGGGCCTAGGCTGCTGTCGATGACGCCGTATAGAgccaatcatcatcaagtaGATTCAACTCAAGAGCGATAGCTCTGCCTAGGAGCTTGGTCGGCAAAGATTATGAAGAGATAGGAAAGTCATAGCATCATAGCAATCATTAACAGCAGTGTGCTCTACGACAGGCACGATAGCATCACAACTCATTCGCATCGACTAGAAACATTCacgtcaacaagaaggtGATGTGGAAACCATTGTGAATTTCGCAAAAGCACAGTGACCATCCTCCGCTACCCACTGCACCCGGGTATGAAGCGATCATCAACCAGCGGTTCCACGTCCTCGTGTCCAGCTGGCCTAGCCAGGCCAGTCCGGACACTCGTGAAGGCTTTCTCCAGCTTTCCACCCATGCAGTGCTTTTTTTTCCTTCCTGCCTCGAGAAGACTCTTTAGTACAAGGCGCGCAACggaaaaacaaaaagaagaatgatgTGCCATGCAAGATATCCGGAGACCCCAAACGCCCCTATTCTGGGTGCCCCATCTTCTATCTGCAAAGAGGTTTTTGGTAAATGTTCGCAACGTCGGTTTGTTCTATCCGTCCATGTCGAGGTTGTGTTTTTGCAGATCCGAGATGACCACCATGAG
Encoded proteins:
- a CDS encoding aspartyl-tRNA(Asn)/glutamyl-tRNA (Gln) amidotransferase subunit A, which encodes MSVPRLRQLAYKSASSHIKSCPRVYTRPVLQWRSHSNYNHFVGRTKLASTDPNADFLPFMCKEVKPFTLAIKDNIVTSDFPTQCASTILYSHSSPFEATVVRQLRKRGATVVGKTNMDEFGMGSHSTNSVNGAVRNPLAKDDEVSAGGSSGGSAVAVRLGDADIAIGTDTGGSIRLPAAYTGTVGYKPSYGMISRFGVVPYANSLDTVGFLSKDVKPIHNLIFETGMHNEQDSSDPTSLPAASRKRCSSTISSTLPELSRLNIGIPLEYNIDELDPSIRAAWVSAASALEAQGATLVPISLPSTKEALCAYYVLAPAEASSNLSKYDGVRYGKRGEGSDAVGETLYSNTRGEGFGEEVKRRILLGTYSLSSEAIDNYFIQAQKVRRMVQKDFDRVFRLDNPLYEPAQFDLSDMAEATGMEDKTGPVQVDFILSPTAPTFPPRLEDLKQQSSVDVYMNDVFTVPASLAGLPAVSVPAKVEGSQFPAGLQVIGQYWDDQRVLQLAEKLKSLVA